From Paraglaciecola sp. L1A13:
ATGCCAATTAAATAACCGTTACTGTCAACTAAGGCCCCACCGGAATTACCTTCGTTAAGCACGGCATCCATTTGGATAAAATCGAAATAAGCCGCCAATCCGTTACGCCCAACGCGACTAACAACGCCTTGAGTGATTGTTTGACCTAAATTGTACGGGTTACCAATGGCTAAAACCAAATCCCCTACGCGCGTATCAGGGTCTTCTAATTGGGGGATCACATGTAAGTTGTCTTCAGCCACTTTCAACACAGCCAAATCGGTGTAAGGGTCGTACCCCACAATTTGCGCTTCAGCTCTGCGCCCGTCTTGCAGGCCAACCAAGATACTATTTGCATTTGCGATGACGTGCAGGCAGGTAAGAATCAAACCACCCTCAGTCATAATCACACCCGAACCTAAACTAGTGCGCTCAACAGCCTGACTACGGTTATAAATACTACCGCTTTCAATTGATTGACTGTAAATGTTTACCACAGCAGGGCCAGAAACATTGACCGCATGATTGAAACTAAGCTTGTCAGATGTTTGCCTGACAGGGCTGAACACAGCTAAGTTTAGTCCGCTGCCATGACGCAAATCAGGCACCAAAAGGAGTACTACTCCAGAGATGATGACACCGACTAATGCGGATTTAATCAAAAATGTTAATGAATCTTTCAAGGGACCTGCTAATAAAAGCTTACTTATCAGAGGTTAAGAATAACACTGAAGGGAAAAAGTTAATAGCAGCCCAGTACCGGGGCTGCTATTAAATTGATATTACTAACGGATTACTAAATAAAGGGTAGATAAACCACGTTTTACATTAAGTGCAATAACGCCTTTAGATTCATCAAGTGCGTTGCGCAAATCAACAACATTGTCGATTTTGTGCCGGTTAACGCCAATGATAACGTCACCGTCTTGAAGGCCAATAAGAGCCGAAGGCGAACGTGCGACTAGGTCAGAAATAACGACACCATCGACACCTTGCTTCGTTTTACCATTGGTTAGCGTAGCGCCTTCCAGCGCGGGGTGAATCTCTTTTGCTGCAACGGTATTTTGAGTTGCATCGCCTAACACAACTTGTACTTGTTTCTCTTTACCTTTGCGCAGCAAGGTTAAGTTAACTTTTGATCCTGCGCCTTTACTGCCTATTTTAGCGCGAAGTTCCAAGAAACTCGTAACGGGTCGTCCTTCAATTTCGACAATTATATCGCCTGCTTGAATTCCACCCTTGTCAGCCGCTGAACCTTCAGATACTTCACTAACGAAAGCGCCTCGGCTAACATCTAGATTCATCGCTTCTGCTAGGCCTGAATCCACGTCTTGGCCCAATATGCCGAGTAATCCACGACGTACTTCGCCAAATTCGATAATCTGATCAACCAAGCTTTTCATCATATTAGCAGGGATCGCAAAACCAATACCTACGTTACCGCCATTAGGACCAAATATAGCGGTATTAATACCAACCAACTCACCATTAAGGCTAACTAGTGCTCCACCTGAGTTACCACGGTTAATTGCCGCATCAGTTTGAATGAAATTTTCATAGCCACCAATGTTAAGACCCGAACGACCCAAAGCGCTAACAATACCCGAGGTGACTGTTTGACTTAACCCAAATGGATTGCCGATAGCTACCACGAAATCACCAACACGTACTTTGTCTGAATCCGCTAAAGGGACAGCCACCAAATTTAAGTTATCAGTATCAATTTTAAGCAATGCAATATCGCTTTGCTCATCGGCACCAAGTTTCTTGGCTTTGATTTCACGACCGTCATTTAATTTAACGGTAATTTCGTCAGCATTATCAACCACGTGATTATTAGTAACAATGTAACCTTTTTTAGCGTCAATTATCACGCCCGACCCCAACCCTTTAAATGGACGTTCTTGGACTTGTTCACCATTACCACCGAAGAAACGTCGAAACACTTCTGGTACTTGTTGGCGCGAAACTTGTGTGCCTTCAACAGAAATAGTTACTATCCCTGGAGTGGTTTTTTCCAACATCGGCGCAAGGCTAGTGACAGGCTCATTGTCACTAGAAAAAAATGGCAAGGCGGCATTTGCCGAACCGGCAATCATTAAGCTTGCCGCAAAAACACAACTAGTGATGGCAGTGCGGTTGATAACTTTACTCATTTAACGATAACTCCATTGATAACTTATTAGCTAAAATAAACACAATAAAGACTGTGAGCTACTTTAAAAAGTTCCCACAGGAATGTTGTTCAGCTACTTTGACTGCTTTTCAGCGGCAGCTTTCTCAGAACCACTAAACAACCCAGAGCTCTGATTTGAAAAATCTAAAGGTTGCACATCTGCGCTGTCTTTGTCGCGTTTCACTTTCTGCTCTTTATGTTGCAAGAAAGGTGATGCGTGCTCTCCAAAAAAGCTTACGTTGCTGCTCTGAGCGTCACTATTTAAGAGCTCTAGAGACTTCTCGTACTCATCCAAATTTTGATTTAATATTTGGCATTGCTGCTCCAGTTGTTCAGCCACTTTTCTACTTTGAGCTACGTGAGTCAACGACTGTTGTACCATAACATCTTTTAAGGTTTGCTCTTTTTGGTTGTCTTTCGACGATTTAGTGCTTTCAAGGTAGACATATTTTGCAACAAAGAAACCAATCACAGCGCCAACCAGCACTAAAACCACACCAATTAACCAATCCATACCTACTCCAATAATAAGGTTGTGAAAATAACATCCGCTTAAAATGCGGGAAACTACTAAACGCTACAGTAACCAACGGCAATAATTTATAAACTATACAAGCTGACAGCGCAAAAAACGCCGTGTTTTGATATTATAACCCTGTCATGCATTTATGCGGTCATTAAATTTGTATTCAATACCCCAACGTCGTCAGTATCGCGAATTTTAAGGTCATTCAGTAGAAGGAAAAAACACGCCTTATGTCAGCTTTAACACCTTGGCAAAAATATCAACTAGACCTACAGCGCGAAGACTTTCACTCAGATCCTGCTCAAGCCAATGCAGTCAAACAATTGCAACGTTTGTATGATGAACTCGTAGAACCTCATCGAGAACCTAGTCTTTGGACCAAAATTAAGTTCGTAATAGGCAAAGATGCACAGACCAGTGCTATAAAGGGCTTATATTTTTGGGGCGGCGTTGGTCGAGGTAAGACCTATTTAGTCGACACCTTTTATGATTGCCTGCCGTTTGAAAAAAAGATGCGAGTTCATTTTCATCGCTTTATGCACCGAGTACACGAAGAACTAAAGGGCCTCGCAGGCCAATCTGATCCGCTGAAGACCATCGCGGCGAAATTTGCCAGTGAAGCAAACGTTATTTGTTTCGATGAGTTTTTTGTTTCTGACATTACTGACGCTATGATTTTAGGCACGCTCATGGAAGAAATGTTCGCCAGAGGAATTGTATTGGTAGCGACCTCAAATATTATTCCGGATGAGTTATACCGTAATGGATTACAACGAGCACGCTTTCTACCAGCGATTGCCTTAATTAATCAAAATACCCAGGTCATCAATGTCGACAGCGGAGTGGATTATCGCCTGCGCACGCTGCAACAAGCCGAGATTTATCACTACCCTCTGGGGCCTGTAGCAACTGACAATCTGGCTGTTTATTTTAACCAGTTAGCATCTGATGAGTGCCATCACGATGGGGCTATCATCATTAAAGGCCGCCCTATTCCTGCCATTCATTATGCTCAAGGTGTAGCCATGTTTGAATTTCGTGCCTTATGTGACGGCCCCCGCAGTCAAACTGATTACATGGAATTAAGTCGTTGTTACCACTCAATTTTGCTCGCTAATGTAGAGCAAATGGGTTTAGTTATTGATGATATAGCTAGACGCTTTATCGCCATGGTAGATGAGTTCTATGAGCGCAATGTTAAGTTAATCATGTCAGCAGAAGTGCCCCTTGAGGAACTTTATACTCAGGGCAGTTTAAATTTTGAATTTCGTCGCTGTCTCAGCCGATTAAAAGAAATGCAATCTCACGATTATTTAGCGACTGAGCATCTGCCTTAAGCAACTAAACGTGTTGTAACCCGACTAAAGGGTTTTGTACAATTCGTGCGTTTATCGGTAAAATCTCAGTCATATCATTATATTTGTATCAAAAAAGAGAACATAAATGGGCAGAAAGTTTGAAGTACGTAAGGTTTCCATGGCAAAAACTGCCGGCGCTAAAACCAAAGTCTATTCGAAATACGGTAAAGAGATTTACGTAGTTGCTAAAAATGGTGGCCCAGATCCGCAGGCCAACCTGTCGTTACGAAGATTAATCGAAAAAGCTAAGAAAGACCAAGTCCCCAGTCACGTAATCGACAAAGCCATTGATAAGGCTGCCGGCGGCGCAGGTGAAGATTTCACACCAGCACGTTACGAAGGTTTTGGCCCAGGTGGTTGCATGGTCATTGTGGATTGCTTAACTGATAACAATAATCGCACCATCACAGATGTACGCAACTGTTTTACCAAGACAGGCTCTAAAATCGGCGTAACAGGTACGGTCGGTCATATGTTTGACCATCAGGCTGTATTTTCTTTTCCCGGTGATGATGAAGACGCGGTATTAGAAGTGTTGATGGAAGCAGATGTCGACGTAACCGACGTAGAATGTGAAGATGGTATGATAACTGTGTTTGCGCCGCACACTGAATACTACAAGACACGTACGGCACTTACTGAAAAAAATCCTGACCAAGAGTTCGAAGTTGAAGAGATAACGTTTGTTCCGCAAACTGAAAGTATTGTTTCTGGCGATGACGTAGCGACGTTCGATAAATTCATCGACATGTTAGAAGACTGTGACGACGTTCAAGACGTTTACCACAATGCAGTCGTAGAACGTGGTGAAGAAGAATAAAAACGAGCACGTTCAAACATCACGCTAAAAGCTAATAAAAACACCGTCAATTGACGGTGTTTTACTATCTAACGCATTTTTCTAATGGTTTATTGAAATAATGTATAAAGAGCGCTCGTTATTGCTTTTCTAGTGCGACCACTTCGTCTAATACGCCTAACAGCAGTTTAGCACCTGTGCCAGATGCGATACCGTCAAAAACATTCTCAACATTTTTGCCTTGTTGCCCACCGGCTAAATCACTGATGGAACGGATCACCACCCAATCAACGTCATTCACAAAACACACTTGCGCAACAGCTGCTGATTCCATTTCTGAAACATCGGCGTTAAATACTCGCCGTACCCATTTGCGATATTCGGCATTATCTAAAAATACTGAGCCTGTTACGCCATTTCCGCCTACTTTTACGTGAATAGCCTTACCTGATGGCATGGCGATGGGGCTCACCTTTTCAAGCGCTTTTTTTGTTAGTGTTAACAGTTCAGTTGACGCACTAAAGTACGGTTTTTGTCGCGGACTGTCCCATCCTTCTTTGATTACAGCCATTTCTTCAGGATGAATAAAACCAAAATTTTCATAAGCAGGTGAATCAGGATCTTGCTTACGGCGTTCTAAAAACGACGCTAAGGATTTTTCGTAATAATCAGGCAACACAAACTCGCCTTCTTTCTCAAGGTCTGGATTGACATACACCGATTCATCGTGGAAATACCACCTTGCTGGTACTGAAATATCGCCGGGAGAAAACTCACTGCTAACAGCACCAGCGATACCCATCATAATCACTCTATCAATGGGAAAATAATCCAACGCCATCTGCATCGTCATTGCTGCATTAGGTACGCTTATCCCAGTGGTGAAAATAACAATGGGCTCACCTTTATAAGTGCCTAATTGGTATTTCACGCCTTGGAAAGAAACTGTTTTGCTGATCTTCGCATCTGGTAATTTAGCAATCGCGGCATCAATAGCCTTAATTTCAGGCTCATATGCCGCCACAATCGCGGTCCATTTATTTTCTACATCAAAAGTGCGAGGCCCATACTGACTCAACGATTCAGTACTTTTTGCATTCGCATTTGCGCTCATAAATACACTGGTAACCATCAACGTACTAAATAACGAAACGGTGGCTACACGGCGCATAACGCCCTGAAAAGGGATATTAGGTTTAACTGTCATGTGAATTTCCATACAAAAATGATGCAGGCGCACCATATTGGAGCAAAGGTCTGTGCATATAACGACTTCATGCACGCTTAAACGGGTTGGAGGAATAAGTATGAGAAAAGCATGCCAATACGTTAGAAAAATCAAGTATTGGCATATCTATAATGTTTTTATTGGCAATAAATTGAGACTTTATTTGCCTATAAGACGCAAAAACTCATTTCGTGTGGCGTCCGATCTTCGCATTGCCCCAAGCATAACTGACGTTACCATTGAAGAATTCTGCTTTTGCACACCACGCATCGTCATGCACATATGCTTGCCTTCCATGATAACACCTACGCCCGCAGCGCCGGTTACTTCTTGGATCGCATCAGCTATCTGCTTGGTCAGTCCTTCTTGGATCTGTAAACGTCGCGCATACATGTCTACGATACGAGCAAACTTAGACAACCCCAAAACCTTACCTTTAGGAAGATAGGCAATATGACAATGACCAATAAAGGGCAAAATATGGTGTTCACACAATGAATAGTATTCGATGTTTTGGATCACAACCATCTCATCTGTATCCGCCTCGAATATGGCGCCATTAACTACTTCATCGAGGTTTTTCTCATAACCATTGGTCAAAAACCGCATAGCTTTGGCGGCTCGTTTAGGTGTATCCACTAAACCACCCCGCGTGGTGTCTTCACCTAAAATCGAAAGGATTTGCGAGTAATGCTGGGTTAAATCATCTGACATTAAATCTGACTCTGTAATTAGAAATAGACTGGCAACGTTGAAGAGCAGTTAACTTAAGGTTAGGACTTTACTTGCGCGCCATACAATCGAAGAATGATAGCATTTTCTTAGCCGTGGGATAAATGCCTGATGACAGATCTGTGTCATATTCATTGCGACAAACTACATAGAGGGTTACTAAATGGGTTTATCAAAAAATAAGCAGAGTATTTAGATATAAAATATTATTATTTTAAACGCTTCTCATAAGCAGTACGCATATTTGCAATATATTCATCAAGTGCCAACTTAGCGCTCTCATACGCTTCTGCTCTATCGGGGGAGTTGGGATGCTTTTTATATTCTTCAAAAGCGATATCAGATTGCCGCAAAAGGGTTTGTAATTTTACTTGCACAACATCCATATTATGACTTTCTCTGATTAGTTTTTACCTTTCCAGATTAGCAAATGCCCTGTTGAACGCAAACAACATGGGGCATGTTTTACAAATATTTACACTCTTCCTTTCTTATTTATTGGTATTAAACAAACTTAACCACAGCCAAGCACACAATAATGAGTAAAACGAGCACCGGCGCTTCGTTCAAGAACCGATAAAAGCGTGATGAGTGGGTATTCTCATCGCGAGCAAATACCTTCACTAGATGATACAAATAAAAATGATAACCATATAACAACACGACCAATAAAAGCTTTATATGCAACCATCCCGAACTAGCAAACCATGACGCGCCGTATTGATAAATAAGACTGACACCAAATACCAATGTTAATACAGCAAAAGGGGTAATGAAAAACCACAGCTTGCGCTCCATCACTTTGAACTGATCACGCACCGCTTGAATATCCGTTTGAGCATGGTACACAAATAGTCTAGGCAAATAGAAAATACCCGCCATCCACGCCACCATAAAAAATACATGTAATGCTTTGAGCCACAAAATAGTCAACTAACTAACTCCGAATAATATAGTCATGGGTAAATAATTAAAATTGTGCTTTATGTAAATAACTACGCAACGTATTCCAGGTGATCACTCCCGTGATATTGCTTGGCTCGTTTTCGTAAACGTACACCGCGCCCTGACGACTGCTTTGCAATAACTGATAAACCTCTGCCAATGTCGACTGAAAAGAGACGCCCTGCATCGTAAAATAAGCCAATGAGGACTCTTCCCTACTAAGGCTGATGTCGTATTGAACAAGTGAAAACTGCGCATCAATTTCGAAGCTATTACGCTGTACAACGGGATGGGTAGGTGATGTCTCTAAAAACTGTAGAATATGGTGTTTCTGAGCATTGTTAAACAACTTGAATTCTTTGTCCATCACCGCCAATACACCGGTTTTTTGTAAGGCTTCAAGTACCGGCGATGTGGTATAGGGCAATTTTTGATAATCTAATTGTCGGATAAATATCGAGTTATTCCCCAAGAACTGAGTAGATGTAACATAGGCTGGTACAATAACCAAAATGGCTGGCAGGATAAGTTCAGGGCTGTAAGATAACTCCATAACAGCAGACAACGCGGCAAGTGGTGCATGCACCACCGAAGTCATCAAACCCGCCATGCCAAGCAAGGCAAAGCTACCACTAAGCTGTTCAACATTATCAACGGCTAATCCCAGAGGCGCAACGAGTAACGCACCACTTAGCATACCAAGCACAAAGACAGGACCCATAATACCGCCGGGTATCCCCAATCCAATGGCAATAATAGTGATAAAAAATTTAGCGCAAAGCACCGCCACCAACAAGGCTACGTCTTGCTGTTGCAAGACCATTTCGTGCACCGAAAAAAAGTGCGCTCCCAATGCTTCAGGTAGCACGTACCCTACCCCACCCGTTATCACACCGGCGATCAATAAACGTTTTATCATATTAAAACCCTGAAAAAGGTGCATTACCTTCATCAACGCATTGTTGAATAATGTTGCTAGGCCCCCAAGCAAAATGCCGAATAAAATCAAGTACAGGTAGATCCAACGACTGAATTCAAAAAACTCAATAAATGCTAATTCTTGAGCTTGGCCAAATACGGCTCTGGTCATAACCGTGCCAATTGCGGCGGCTAACATTATAGGAATAAAAATATGAATTTTATATTCCCGTAGGACGACCTCCATGACAAATATGACAGCGGCAAATGGGGTATTGAAAGAAGCGGAGATCCCAGCAGCAATTCCACAGCCCGATAAAATACGAATGCTATTGTGCGGTAATTTAAGCCATTGTCCGAAGAAGCTACTGCCTGCAGCCCCAAGATGTACAGAAGGGCCTTCTCGTCCCACTGAAAAACCACTGGCCAATGCAAATGCACCACCAAAGAATTGATTTATCGTGGTACGAAAAGGGATATGACCGAAATACTGTTTAACCCGGTGAATAACAAATGGAATACCCATACGGTATTGCTTAAAGCCTGTTAAATAGGCGACGAATAGAATAAGCAACACCCCAATAACGGGCAAAACGAGACGTTCAATACCAGATAAAGTCGTAAAATTATTAACCTCGTCGAGGTATAATAATTGTAACCATTCTACGCTTAAGCGGAAAAGAATAATCACAGATGCAGCGCAAACCCCACCAATAATACCCAAGGCACACAATTGAATAGAGGTGCGCGGCGTAGCCAGCTCTTGTCGAAATGCATTAAGGGACATATATTAGCGCTATTAATACGATACAGAATTACAGCATCTTATCACAAGCCGCTGTAATGTAAGGAATTACCTTATATCGTTGGTTTTAGTGTGCTAGCAAGGTTAAGTAGTTTGTGAATTATTCAGAGTTAAGGCGCTATTTCGGCCCCTATCAATTTTACGCGGTTTGCTCCTTAATTATATTAGCTACCGCTTATTTAGCCTTTTCTTTTGGCTTCAATTTAAGCCAAGAGCGCCAGCAACTTTTAACGCAACTTAAAAGCAGTAGCGAGAACTTACGGGTTGAAAACGCCGCTCTTTCTCAGCAAGTGAATGTAATGAGCGTTGAACTAGATATTGCTCAATCAGCCCAACGCAATTTGTCACAGGAAATAGAGCAAGCGCTTAGTCGCGAAGTATCGTTACGCAAAGAACTGGCGTTTTACCAACAAGTGATGGCTCCTGAATTAAATGCCACCGGATTAGCCATTGACGGTTTTGCGATAGAGAAAACCCTAAGCGAAGGATATTTCAGATTTAAGCTGGTCTTACTGCAACAAGATAAGATAAAAACCACGCTAAATGGCGACCTAAGACTAGTACTACACGGCAGTGAAAATGGACAACCCGTGACTTACTCCTTAACGCAACTTGTTAAGGAAGAAAGTGAGCCTTTGCAATTTATCTTCAAATATTTTCAAATGTTGGAGCGGGAATTTCAGCTTCCACCAAACTTTTTACCAGAAAAGGTTGTGATCAGCGCAGATGTATATAAATACAAACGCAAATTAGGCGAGGTAAGCAAAACATTTGATTGGGTGTTATCGTCAAGTGAATAGTTGACTAGATTAGTCAGGTATTAGATAATGTCGGCAATATTAGCTCGCTTTTGTAGAAATCTAAGATCCGCGCTATCCCCAATCACCAATTTGTATACACAGAGGTAATTTATGTCGGTGCAAACAGCAGTCCCTATCGAATTCTCCGACGCCGCCGCACGTAAAGTTAAGGCGTTAGTTGATGAAGAAGAAAATCCAAACTTAAAACTACGTGTTTACGTCACTGGTGGCGGATGTTCAGGCTTTCAATATGGCTTCACATTCGATGAAAAAGTTAATGAAGGTGATACCACGATCGATAAAGATCAAGTTACCTTAGTGGTCGACCCTATGAGTTTACAGTACCTTGTTGGCGGCGAAGTGGATTATACCGAAGGCTTAGAAGGCTCACGCTTTTTGGTCAATAACCCTAATGCTACGACAACCTGTGGCTGTGGGGCTTCGTTTACAGTGTAAGCGTTTATCAATTCCTGAGTGTGACGTTGTTGCAAAATAGTCTCACACTCAATCTGCTCCCCCGCCTTTAGCATGAATAATATCATCGTCCTATGGATGAACTTATTTCATTTGTGTCGCTATATTTACGCAATATTTGATATATATAATTTTTCAATTTCAATTAA
This genomic window contains:
- a CDS encoding trypsin-like peptidase domain-containing protein; this encodes MKDSLTFLIKSALVGVIISGVVLLLVPDLRHGSGLNLAVFSPVRQTSDKLSFNHAVNVSGPAVVNIYSQSIESGSIYNRSQAVERTSLGSGVIMTEGGLILTCLHVIANANSILVGLQDGRRAEAQIVGYDPYTDLAVLKVAEDNLHVIPQLEDPDTRVGDLVLAIGNPYNLGQTITQGVVSRVGRNGLAAYFDFIQMDAVLNEGNSGGALVDSNGYLIGINNANFKTLDSQRRVKEVDGVSFAIPYGLAKKVMDEIVANGRVTRGQLGVGAAEVYGRTGILITSVTPGSSADKGGIKTDDVMLTINGEPTDSVTQTLDYIAETKPGSELQIEVSRGGELLTLTVVVAELGRP
- a CDS encoding DegQ family serine endoprotease; this translates as MSKVINRTAITSCVFAASLMIAGSANAALPFFSSDNEPVTSLAPMLEKTTPGIVTISVEGTQVSRQQVPEVFRRFFGGNGEQVQERPFKGLGSGVIIDAKKGYIVTNNHVVDNADEITVKLNDGREIKAKKLGADEQSDIALLKIDTDNLNLVAVPLADSDKVRVGDFVVAIGNPFGLSQTVTSGIVSALGRSGLNIGGYENFIQTDAAINRGNSGGALVSLNGELVGINTAIFGPNGGNVGIGFAIPANMMKSLVDQIIEFGEVRRGLLGILGQDVDSGLAEAMNLDVSRGAFVSEVSEGSAADKGGIQAGDIIVEIEGRPVTSFLELRAKIGSKGAGSKVNLTLLRKGKEKQVQVVLGDATQNTVAAKEIHPALEGATLTNGKTKQGVDGVVISDLVARSPSALIGLQDGDVIIGVNRHKIDNVVDLRNALDESKGVIALNVKRGLSTLYLVIR
- a CDS encoding ZapG family protein: MDWLIGVVLVLVGAVIGFFVAKYVYLESTKSSKDNQKEQTLKDVMVQQSLTHVAQSRKVAEQLEQQCQILNQNLDEYEKSLELLNSDAQSSNVSFFGEHASPFLQHKEQKVKRDKDSADVQPLDFSNQSSGLFSGSEKAAAEKQSK
- the zapE gene encoding cell division protein ZapE; the encoded protein is MSALTPWQKYQLDLQREDFHSDPAQANAVKQLQRLYDELVEPHREPSLWTKIKFVIGKDAQTSAIKGLYFWGGVGRGKTYLVDTFYDCLPFEKKMRVHFHRFMHRVHEELKGLAGQSDPLKTIAAKFASEANVICFDEFFVSDITDAMILGTLMEEMFARGIVLVATSNIIPDELYRNGLQRARFLPAIALINQNTQVINVDSGVDYRLRTLQQAEIYHYPLGPVATDNLAVYFNQLASDECHHDGAIIIKGRPIPAIHYAQGVAMFEFRALCDGPRSQTDYMELSRCYHSILLANVEQMGLVIDDIARRFIAMVDEFYERNVKLIMSAEVPLEELYTQGSLNFEFRRCLSRLKEMQSHDYLATEHLP
- a CDS encoding YebC/PmpR family DNA-binding transcriptional regulator yields the protein MGRKFEVRKVSMAKTAGAKTKVYSKYGKEIYVVAKNGGPDPQANLSLRRLIEKAKKDQVPSHVIDKAIDKAAGGAGEDFTPARYEGFGPGGCMVIVDCLTDNNNRTITDVRNCFTKTGSKIGVTGTVGHMFDHQAVFSFPGDDEDAVLEVLMEADVDVTDVECEDGMITVFAPHTEYYKTRTALTEKNPDQEFEVEEITFVPQTESIVSGDDVATFDKFIDMLEDCDDVQDVYHNAVVERGEEE
- a CDS encoding purine phosphorylase; translation: MVTSVFMSANANAKSTESLSQYGPRTFDVENKWTAIVAAYEPEIKAIDAAIAKLPDAKISKTVSFQGVKYQLGTYKGEPIVIFTTGISVPNAAMTMQMALDYFPIDRVIMMGIAGAVSSEFSPGDISVPARWYFHDESVYVNPDLEKEGEFVLPDYYEKSLASFLERRKQDPDSPAYENFGFIHPEEMAVIKEGWDSPRQKPYFSASTELLTLTKKALEKVSPIAMPSGKAIHVKVGGNGVTGSVFLDNAEYRKWVRRVFNADVSEMESAAVAQVCFVNDVDWVVIRSISDLAGGQQGKNVENVFDGIASGTGAKLLLGVLDEVVALEKQ
- the folE gene encoding GTP cyclohydrolase I FolE, which codes for MSDDLTQHYSQILSILGEDTTRGGLVDTPKRAAKAMRFLTNGYEKNLDEVVNGAIFEADTDEMVVIQNIEYYSLCEHHILPFIGHCHIAYLPKGKVLGLSKFARIVDMYARRLQIQEGLTKQIADAIQEVTGAAGVGVIMEGKHMCMTMRGVQKQNSSMVTSVMLGAMRRSDATRNEFLRLIGK
- the hemJ gene encoding protoporphyrinogen oxidase HemJ encodes the protein MTILWLKALHVFFMVAWMAGIFYLPRLFVYHAQTDIQAVRDQFKVMERKLWFFITPFAVLTLVFGVSLIYQYGASWFASSGWLHIKLLLVVLLYGYHFYLYHLVKVFARDENTHSSRFYRFLNEAPVLVLLIIVCLAVVKFV
- a CDS encoding chloride channel protein, whose amino-acid sequence is MSLNAFRQELATPRTSIQLCALGIIGGVCAASVIILFRLSVEWLQLLYLDEVNNFTTLSGIERLVLPVIGVLLILFVAYLTGFKQYRMGIPFVIHRVKQYFGHIPFRTTINQFFGGAFALASGFSVGREGPSVHLGAAGSSFFGQWLKLPHNSIRILSGCGIAAGISASFNTPFAAVIFVMEVVLREYKIHIFIPIMLAAAIGTVMTRAVFGQAQELAFIEFFEFSRWIYLYLILFGILLGGLATLFNNALMKVMHLFQGFNMIKRLLIAGVITGGVGYVLPEALGAHFFSVHEMVLQQQDVALLVAVLCAKFFITIIAIGLGIPGGIMGPVFVLGMLSGALLVAPLGLAVDNVEQLSGSFALLGMAGLMTSVVHAPLAALSAVMELSYSPELILPAILVIVPAYVTSTQFLGNNSIFIRQLDYQKLPYTTSPVLEALQKTGVLAVMDKEFKLFNNAQKHHILQFLETSPTHPVVQRNSFEIDAQFSLVQYDISLSREESSLAYFTMQGVSFQSTLAEVYQLLQSSRQGAVYVYENEPSNITGVITWNTLRSYLHKAQF
- a CDS encoding DUF6776 family protein, giving the protein MNYSELRRYFGPYQFYAVCSLIILATAYLAFSFGFNLSQERQQLLTQLKSSSENLRVENAALSQQVNVMSVELDIAQSAQRNLSQEIEQALSREVSLRKELAFYQQVMAPELNATGLAIDGFAIEKTLSEGYFRFKLVLLQQDKIKTTLNGDLRLVLHGSENGQPVTYSLTQLVKEESEPLQFIFKYFQMLEREFQLPPNFLPEKVVISADVYKYKRKLGEVSKTFDWVLSSSE
- the erpA gene encoding iron-sulfur cluster insertion protein ErpA, encoding MSVQTAVPIEFSDAAARKVKALVDEEENPNLKLRVYVTGGGCSGFQYGFTFDEKVNEGDTTIDKDQVTLVVDPMSLQYLVGGEVDYTEGLEGSRFLVNNPNATTTCGCGASFTV